From Deferribacter autotrophicus, the proteins below share one genomic window:
- a CDS encoding cupin domain-containing protein codes for MNNNILGEKLRNLRKSQGYSLNQLAKAIGKTKSYISMIENGKAVPSMATLKAITNFFGVNISDLLEEDEKDIHLNKESFQFDKDAELIYSKKDLYNLYLLIKNPLLKMKTYLVEIPPGGGYHQEIKHEGEEFGYVLEGEIELTLNNQTHNITSGNYFYFYSHKKHKVKNKKNTPAKVLWIYLPK; via the coding sequence ATGAACAATAATATACTTGGCGAAAAACTCAGAAATCTTAGAAAATCTCAAGGATACAGCCTTAATCAACTCGCAAAAGCAATAGGTAAAACAAAAAGTTATATTTCAATGATAGAAAATGGTAAAGCTGTACCATCTATGGCTACATTAAAAGCTATCACAAATTTTTTCGGAGTTAACATCTCTGATCTTTTAGAAGAAGATGAAAAAGATATTCACTTAAACAAAGAAAGTTTCCAATTTGATAAAGATGCAGAGCTTATTTACTCCAAAAAAGATCTTTACAATTTATATCTGTTAATAAAAAACCCTCTTTTAAAAATGAAAACATATCTTGTGGAAATACCTCCTGGTGGTGGTTATCACCAAGAGATAAAACATGAAGGAGAAGAGTTCGGCTACGTTTTAGAAGGTGAAATTGAGTTAACATTAAACAACCAAACTCATAACATTACTTCCGGTAATTACTTCTATTTTTACTCTCATAAAAAACATAAAGTAAAAAACAAAAAAAACACCCCGGCAAAAGTTCTCTGGATTTATCTCCCAAAATAA